Proteins from a single region of Nitrososphaerota archaeon:
- the amrS gene encoding AmmeMemoRadiSam system radical SAM enzyme has protein sequence MSPRPSLAEPSGKAAELYRKLPSGRVQCTACARQCQIGEGQVGFCGVRGVVGGSLYLLVYGRVMAGHIDPIEKKPVVHYRPGSKIFSIATSGCSWACSYCQNSDISQLRKIEGIEATPEELVDNALRYGCEGMAYTYNQPTIFMEYARDVGRIARSKGLFNIFVSNGYDTPEAVAMMDDFLDCVTVDFKGSGETGFVRRYISIPDADPIFQSLLEIKRRAKVHMEITDLVVPQVGESLDAAEKLCRFVYENLGPDTPVHFLRFHPDYKMMDLPWTPVETLERHVAIGRKAGLNYVYVGNVPGHPDESTYCPGCKAVLVKRHGYEILGYNLDGKSRCVSCGYQTPIVGPLSRSFSEDRFVSVIG, from the coding sequence ATGTCCCCGAGACCTAGCCTGGCGGAGCCCTCTGGGAAAGCCGCCGAGCTGTACCGCAAGCTCCCGAGCGGCAGGGTCCAGTGCACGGCCTGTGCCAGGCAGTGCCAGATAGGGGAGGGACAGGTCGGATTCTGCGGGGTACGCGGGGTCGTAGGAGGGAGCCTCTACCTCCTCGTCTATGGCAGGGTGATGGCTGGCCATATCGACCCCATAGAGAAGAAGCCCGTGGTGCACTACAGGCCCGGGTCCAAGATATTCTCAATCGCCACGAGCGGGTGTTCGTGGGCGTGCTCTTACTGCCAGAACAGCGACATCAGTCAGCTGAGGAAGATAGAGGGGATCGAAGCAACTCCCGAAGAGCTGGTAGACAACGCCCTTCGGTACGGCTGCGAGGGGATGGCCTACACCTACAACCAGCCGACGATTTTCATGGAGTACGCCAGGGACGTCGGGAGGATCGCGAGGTCGAAGGGCCTCTTCAACATCTTCGTCTCCAACGGCTACGACACCCCGGAGGCCGTCGCAATGATGGACGACTTCCTGGATTGCGTGACCGTCGACTTCAAGGGGAGCGGGGAGACGGGGTTCGTCAGGAGATACATCTCTATTCCCGACGCTGACCCCATCTTCCAGAGCCTCTTGGAGATCAAACGCCGGGCGAAGGTCCACATGGAGATAACAGACCTGGTCGTCCCCCAGGTCGGAGAGTCCCTGGACGCGGCTGAGAAGCTCTGTCGGTTCGTCTACGAAAACCTCGGGCCCGACACCCCGGTCCACTTCCTCCGATTTCATCCCGACTATAAGATGATGGACCTTCCATGGACCCCCGTCGAGACCCTGGAGCGGCACGTCGCCATCGGGAGGAAGGCGGGGCTCAACTACGTCTACGTGGGGAACGTCCCAGGCCACCCCGACGAGAGCACCTACTGTCCCGGGTGCAAGGCGGTCCTGGTCAAGCGCCACGGATATGAGATCCTCGGTTACAATCTGGACGGGAAGAGCAGGTGCGTGTCGTGCGGGTACCAGACCCCAATCGTCGGGCCCCTGAGCAGGTCCTTCTCGGAAGACAGGTTCGTCTCGGTTATCGGATAG